The following proteins come from a genomic window of Achromobacter sp. AONIH1:
- the acnA gene encoding aconitate hydratase AcnA, giving the protein MDTFPDFTPATLRVGARDYRIVDLPALGADYPRLPVVLRLLLENVVRHQRGAERAATVAALFDWLRDGASEAEIAFQPGRVLMHDTTSTPALVDIAAMRDALAEAGADPALLNPTLPVDVSVDHSLAVEVHARPDAARVNIGHEIRRNGERYRFLRWAAGALRGVRIHPPGTGIMHTLNLEQLAVLVRELDLGGERWAAPDMMIGTDSHTPMINGIGVLGWGVGGLEAQTVMFGMPTMLRIPDVIGVELTGALPPGALATDLALTVTQRLRQIGVSGEFVEFFGPGVATLSAGSRAVVANMAPEYGATTGYFPPDERTLDYLRQTGRRAGALDLARAYLQRNGLWFDPQARPRYTRTITIALDGIASHAAGPRRPQDLLPLAGVPAALAASGPRAPGPADGLPAYPVAIAAITSCTNTSDPALLIAAGLLARKARARGLAAAPWVKTSLGPGSPAAASYLRRAGLMDDLSAIGFDIVGYGCTTCIGNSGPLPERVARAAQAGQVRPVAILSGNRNFPGRVHPDLELGFLVSPPLVIAYALAGDAERDLDAEPLGVDADGAPVLLRDIWPRDAEIQACLDAGLDAADFARDFQAAQANPDWHALAAPSGTRFPWRPDSTILRRPPFAALDAGSLLGHYTAHPLLVLGDDVTTDHISPASAIPPDSLVADFLAARGEDRRDLNVFASRRGNWEVMLRAAFHSRSLVNLYAPVAPVAHTLHAPSGQTLPLWEAAARYRDAGLPVVLVAGERYGTGSSRDWAAKGQRLLGIRAVLALSFERIHRSNLIGMGILPLRLPPQWGPSRLQLAPGDRIDIDAPASALRPRAKVPVRVLRADGGQLAFEAIAAVETQLETTLLAAGGVMPRILRQALDTAPERPDAA; this is encoded by the coding sequence ATGGATACTTTCCCCGATTTCACGCCCGCCACGCTGCGCGTGGGCGCGCGGGACTACCGCATCGTCGACCTGCCCGCGCTCGGCGCGGACTATCCGCGCCTGCCCGTGGTGCTGCGGCTGCTGCTGGAAAACGTCGTGCGCCACCAGCGCGGCGCGGAGCGCGCAGCCACGGTGGCGGCGCTGTTCGACTGGTTGCGCGACGGCGCCAGCGAAGCGGAAATCGCCTTCCAGCCCGGCCGCGTGCTGATGCACGACACCACCAGCACGCCGGCGCTGGTGGATATCGCCGCCATGCGCGACGCGCTGGCCGAGGCCGGCGCCGACCCGGCCCTGCTCAACCCCACGCTGCCGGTGGACGTGTCGGTCGACCACTCGCTGGCGGTGGAGGTCCATGCCCGCCCGGACGCGGCCCGCGTCAACATCGGCCACGAGATCCGCCGCAACGGCGAGCGCTACCGCTTCCTGCGCTGGGCCGCCGGCGCGCTGCGCGGCGTGCGCATCCATCCGCCCGGCACCGGCATCATGCATACGTTGAACCTGGAACAACTGGCCGTGCTGGTGCGCGAGCTGGACCTGGGCGGCGAACGCTGGGCCGCGCCCGACATGATGATCGGCACCGACAGCCACACGCCCATGATCAACGGCATCGGCGTGCTGGGCTGGGGCGTGGGCGGACTGGAAGCGCAGACGGTCATGTTCGGCATGCCCACCATGCTGCGCATTCCCGACGTGATCGGGGTGGAACTGACCGGCGCCCTGCCTCCCGGCGCACTGGCCACCGACCTGGCGCTGACGGTCACGCAGCGGCTGCGCCAGATCGGCGTGTCCGGCGAGTTCGTGGAATTCTTCGGCCCCGGCGTCGCCACGCTGTCCGCCGGCAGCCGGGCCGTGGTCGCCAACATGGCGCCGGAATACGGCGCCACCACCGGCTACTTTCCACCCGACGAGCGCACGCTGGACTATCTGCGCCAGACCGGCAGACGCGCGGGGGCGCTGGACCTGGCGCGCGCCTACCTGCAGCGCAACGGCCTGTGGTTCGATCCGCAGGCCCGCCCGCGCTACACGCGCACCATCACCATCGCGCTGGACGGCATCGCCAGCCACGCGGCGGGCCCGCGCCGACCGCAAGACCTGCTGCCGCTGGCGGGCGTGCCCGCCGCGCTGGCCGCGAGCGGCCCGCGCGCCCCCGGCCCGGCGGACGGCCTGCCCGCCTATCCCGTGGCCATTGCCGCGATCACCAGCTGCACCAATACCTCGGACCCGGCGCTGCTGATCGCGGCCGGCCTGCTGGCGCGCAAGGCGCGCGCACGCGGACTGGCCGCCGCGCCCTGGGTCAAGACCTCGCTGGGGCCGGGCTCGCCCGCCGCCGCCAGCTACCTGCGCCGCGCCGGGCTGATGGACGATCTGTCCGCCATCGGCTTCGACATCGTGGGCTACGGCTGCACCACCTGCATCGGCAATTCCGGTCCGCTGCCCGAACGCGTGGCCCGGGCCGCGCAGGCTGGCCAGGTCCGACCCGTGGCCATCCTGTCGGGCAACCGGAACTTCCCCGGCCGCGTGCATCCGGATCTGGAGCTGGGGTTCCTGGTGTCGCCGCCACTGGTGATCGCCTATGCGCTGGCCGGCGACGCCGAGCGCGACCTGGACGCCGAGCCGCTGGGCGTCGACGCCGACGGCGCGCCGGTCCTGCTGCGCGACATCTGGCCCAGGGACGCGGAAATCCAGGCCTGTCTGGACGCCGGCCTGGACGCCGCCGATTTCGCGCGCGACTTCCAGGCGGCGCAGGCCAACCCCGACTGGCATGCGCTGGCGGCGCCCTCGGGCACGCGCTTTCCCTGGCGGCCGGACTCCACCATCCTGCGCCGTCCGCCCTTCGCGGCGCTGGACGCCGGCAGCCTGCTCGGCCATTACACGGCCCATCCGCTGCTGGTGCTGGGCGACGACGTCACCACCGACCACATCTCGCCAGCCAGCGCCATTCCGCCCGACAGCCTGGTGGCCGATTTCCTGGCGGCGCGCGGCGAGGACCGGCGCGACCTGAATGTGTTCGCGTCGCGTCGCGGCAACTGGGAAGTGATGCTGCGCGCCGCCTTCCACAGCCGCAGCCTGGTCAATCTGTACGCGCCCGTGGCGCCGGTGGCGCACACGCTGCACGCGCCCTCGGGCCAGACGCTGCCGCTATGGGAGGCCGCCGCGCGCTACCGCGACGCCGGGCTGCCGGTGGTGCTCGTCGCGGGCGAGCGCTACGGCACCGGATCGTCGCGCGACTGGGCCGCCAAGGGCCAGCGCCTGCTGGGCATCCGCGCCGTGCTGGCGCTGAGCTTCGAGCGCATCCACCGCAGCAACCTGATCGGCATGGGCATTCTGCCACTGCGCCTGCCGCCGCAGTGGGGCCCAAGCCGTCTCCAGCTCGCGCCCGGCGACCGCATCGACATCGACGCGCCGGCCAGCGCGCTGCGGCCGCGCGCCAAGGTGCCGGTGCGCGTGCTGCGCGCCGATGGCGGACAGCTCGCCTTCGAGGCGATCGCGGCCGTGGAAACGCAGCTGGAGACCACGCTGCTGGCCGCAGGCGGCGTGATGCCGCGCATCCTGCGGCAGGCGCTGGACACGGCCCCGGAGCGTCCGGACGCCGCATGA
- a CDS encoding GntR family transcriptional regulator, translated as MKSQSSIAAQIVGLIQAEAMPPGSHLPAQMLADRLRVSRSPVNEALRQLADKGLVARMPNRGYFVARDAPDARSLSLDNTPDPAREAYFRIADDLLGGALPEAVTESLLRQRYGLTASQLNAVLDRIGAEGWIERRPGYGWEFSAMMRTPDALLQSYRLRLALEPAALLEPGYRLDPAVLARCRQAEMHLLDGGIETDSADQLHDRGVRFHESLVEASGNAFFIDAIRRVNRVRRLLSYRSMRDRKRYREHCEQHLRILDLLERERNQEASDAMREHLSSTLRNIALITPLLRSPDAGHPNARP; from the coding sequence ATGAAATCGCAGAGCTCCATCGCCGCGCAGATCGTGGGCCTGATCCAGGCCGAGGCCATGCCGCCCGGTTCGCACCTGCCCGCGCAGATGCTGGCCGACCGGCTGCGCGTGTCGCGCTCGCCGGTCAACGAGGCGCTGCGCCAGCTGGCCGACAAGGGCCTGGTGGCGCGCATGCCGAACCGCGGCTATTTCGTGGCGCGGGATGCGCCGGACGCGCGGTCGCTGTCATTGGACAACACGCCGGATCCGGCGCGCGAGGCCTACTTCCGAATCGCCGACGACCTGCTGGGCGGCGCGCTGCCGGAGGCCGTCACCGAATCGCTGCTGCGCCAGCGCTACGGCCTGACGGCCAGCCAGCTGAACGCCGTGCTGGACCGCATCGGCGCCGAAGGCTGGATCGAGCGGCGGCCCGGCTACGGCTGGGAATTCTCGGCCATGATGCGTACGCCCGATGCGCTGCTGCAATCCTACCGGCTGCGGCTGGCGCTGGAGCCGGCGGCGCTGCTGGAACCCGGCTACCGGCTCGACCCCGCCGTGCTGGCGCGCTGCCGCCAGGCCGAAATGCACCTGCTGGACGGCGGCATCGAGACCGACAGCGCGGACCAGCTGCACGATCGCGGCGTGCGCTTTCACGAATCGCTGGTCGAAGCGTCGGGCAACGCCTTCTTCATCGACGCCATCCGCCGCGTGAACCGCGTGCGCCGGCTGCTTTCGTACCGCTCGATGCGCGACCGCAAGCGCTACCGCGAACACTGCGAGCAGCACCTGCGCATCCTCGACCTGCTGGAACGCGAACGCAACCAGGAAGCCTCGGACGCCATGCGCGAGCACCTGTCGAGCACGCTGCGCAACATCGCCCTGATCACCCCCCTCCTGCGTTCGCCCGACGCCGGGCATCCGAACGCGCGCCCCTGA
- a CDS encoding ABC transporter substrate-binding protein yields the protein MNPSIALAFCPTGKLRAAINLGNPILARLDAASGQPAGVSVDLARAYAGELGVELELVVVDAAGKSVDIVTQAQADIGFFAVDPVRGAGIAFTEPYVLIEGAYLVRQDSPLRANEEVDRAGLRVAVGKGSAYDLYLTRELKAAEIVRAPTSPAVVDTFLEQKLDVAAGVRQQLEADAARHAGLRLLPGRFMVIRQAMGCPKGYPAEAQRHLADFVERMKAGGFVADALARHGIQGASVAPAAVRSESAGA from the coding sequence ATGAACCCATCCATCGCCCTGGCCTTCTGCCCCACCGGAAAACTGCGTGCCGCGATCAATCTCGGCAACCCCATCCTCGCCCGCCTGGACGCGGCCAGCGGCCAGCCCGCCGGCGTCTCGGTCGATCTGGCGCGGGCCTATGCCGGCGAACTCGGCGTCGAGCTGGAGCTGGTGGTGGTGGATGCCGCCGGCAAGTCGGTGGACATCGTGACGCAGGCGCAGGCGGACATCGGCTTTTTCGCCGTCGATCCCGTGCGCGGCGCGGGCATCGCCTTCACCGAGCCCTATGTGCTGATCGAGGGCGCCTATCTGGTGCGGCAGGACTCGCCGCTGCGCGCCAACGAAGAAGTGGACCGCGCCGGCCTGCGCGTGGCCGTGGGCAAGGGCAGCGCCTATGACCTGTACCTGACGCGCGAGCTGAAGGCGGCCGAAATCGTGCGCGCGCCGACCTCGCCCGCCGTGGTCGACACCTTCCTGGAACAAAAGCTGGACGTGGCCGCCGGCGTGCGCCAGCAGCTCGAGGCCGACGCGGCCCGCCATGCCGGGCTGCGCCTGCTGCCGGGCCGCTTCATGGTGATCCGCCAGGCCATGGGCTGCCCCAAGGGCTATCCGGCCGAGGCCCAGCGCCACCTGGCTGATTTCGTCGAGCGCATGAAGGCCGGCGGCTTCGTCGCCGACGCGCTCGCGCGCCACGGCATCCAGGGCGCCTCGGTGGCGCCGGCGGCGGTCAGATCGGAATCGGCGGGCGCCTGA
- a CDS encoding creatininase family protein yields the protein MLLTSSPWLHERSWTSVQEYLKHDDLILVPIGATEQHGRHTPLMVDTGWAIAVAEGAALATGTLVAPPQHVGWSPHHLAYCGALTFRPETLISVMVDIGESLIHHGFRKIVFVNGNRIANLPPMEIAAAKLRFSTGAYVSVVDAGLIARREVGKICQAGENGHGGDSETSFMLHWRPDLVDMSQAAPGKPHQTGGSFPTNPMPYQPPFDQNVISVRITAEEMLRGHESGISGDATVADADKGRRVLEAIVRNTARHIEEARRLKPEVRRPPIPI from the coding sequence ATGCTCTTGACCTCCAGCCCCTGGCTGCACGAACGTAGCTGGACTTCGGTCCAGGAATATCTCAAGCACGACGACCTGATCCTGGTCCCGATCGGCGCCACCGAGCAGCACGGCCGCCACACGCCGCTCATGGTCGACACCGGCTGGGCGATCGCCGTGGCCGAGGGCGCGGCCCTGGCCACCGGCACGCTGGTCGCGCCGCCGCAGCACGTGGGCTGGTCGCCGCATCACCTGGCCTATTGCGGCGCGCTGACATTCCGGCCCGAGACGCTGATCAGCGTGATGGTGGACATCGGCGAATCGCTGATCCACCACGGCTTCAGGAAGATCGTGTTCGTCAACGGCAACCGCATCGCCAACCTGCCGCCGATGGAGATCGCCGCCGCCAAGCTGCGCTTTTCCACTGGCGCCTATGTGTCCGTGGTCGACGCCGGCCTGATCGCGCGCCGGGAAGTCGGCAAGATCTGCCAGGCCGGGGAAAACGGCCATGGCGGCGACAGCGAGACCTCGTTCATGCTGCACTGGCGGCCGGACCTGGTGGACATGTCGCAGGCCGCTCCGGGCAAGCCGCATCAGACGGGCGGATCTTTCCCGACCAATCCCATGCCCTATCAGCCGCCGTTCGACCAGAACGTGATCTCGGTGCGCATCACCGCCGAGGAAATGCTGCGGGGGCATGAATCGGGCATCAGCGGCGACGCCACCGTGGCCGACGCGGACAAGGGCCGGCGCGTGCTGGAGGCCATCGTGCGCAACACCGCCCGGCACATCGAGGAGGCCAGGCGCCTGAAGCCCGAGGTCAGGCGCCCGCCGATTCCGATCTGA
- a CDS encoding tripartite tricarboxylate transporter substrate binding protein has translation MRNRIFPCGGWIATLRAAILGGTVLAVAAPGAAAADFPERPLKIVVPYAPGGSTDVVARMLGEKLAAQFGQPVLVENRPGASEQIASAYVAKSTADGYTIMLATMAGLAVNPWLYQLPYDVLHDFAPIVTAVKMPSFIVVNPQTPVKSVPQLTDYLRNNRVSYATAGTGTPSHLAMEMYKKYAKVDAESVQYKGGAPALQDVMAGHVPVMVALAPEALPYIKGGKLRALAVTSAARSPFLPDVPAVTEYPDLKGFEIDQWLGFVAPAGTPGAVVNTLNQAINEALADPQVRSRLAELSILPQGGSVAHFTQLMRNENVKWKQVIKDAGIKLQ, from the coding sequence ATGAGGAACCGCATATTCCCCTGTGGCGGCTGGATCGCGACGTTGCGCGCCGCGATCCTGGGAGGGACCGTCCTGGCCGTGGCCGCGCCTGGCGCGGCGGCCGCCGATTTTCCCGAGCGCCCGCTCAAGATCGTCGTGCCCTATGCCCCGGGCGGCTCGACCGACGTGGTGGCCCGCATGCTGGGCGAGAAGCTGGCCGCGCAGTTCGGGCAGCCGGTGCTGGTCGAGAACCGGCCCGGCGCCAGCGAGCAGATCGCGTCTGCCTACGTGGCCAAGTCCACCGCCGACGGCTACACCATCATGCTGGCGACCATGGCCGGCCTGGCCGTCAATCCCTGGCTGTACCAGCTGCCCTATGACGTGCTGCATGATTTCGCGCCCATCGTGACTGCGGTCAAGATGCCGAGCTTCATCGTGGTCAATCCCCAGACGCCGGTCAAGAGCGTGCCGCAGCTGACCGACTATCTCAGGAACAACCGCGTGAGCTACGCGACCGCAGGCACCGGCACGCCCAGCCACCTGGCCATGGAGATGTACAAGAAGTACGCCAAGGTCGACGCGGAAAGCGTGCAGTACAAGGGTGGCGCGCCGGCCCTGCAGGACGTGATGGCCGGTCATGTGCCGGTGATGGTGGCGCTGGCGCCCGAGGCGCTGCCCTACATCAAGGGGGGCAAGCTCAGGGCCCTGGCCGTGACCAGCGCCGCGCGGTCTCCCTTCCTTCCCGACGTGCCCGCGGTCACCGAATACCCCGACCTCAAGGGCTTCGAGATCGATCAATGGCTGGGCTTCGTGGCGCCGGCGGGCACGCCCGGCGCCGTCGTCAACACGCTCAACCAGGCCATCAATGAAGCGCTGGCGGATCCGCAGGTGCGGTCCAGGCTGGCCGAGCTGTCCATCCTGCCGCAGGGCGGTTCGGTCGCGCACTTCACGCAGCTGATGCGCAACGAGAACGTGAAATGGAAGCAGGTCATCAAGGATGCCGGCATCAAGCTCCAGTGA
- a CDS encoding 4-hydroxythreonine-4-phosphate dehydrogenase, which translates to MSHPDFIFMLTRNDRTVAGAAEYLETALEAGVRHIGFKDIGQPVEELARLNQRIKAAGASSYLEVVSQDLDSELTSVRVALDLGVDYLLGGTHVDEVLPLLAGSRIRYYPFPGEVYGHPSILGGTLEEIVASARRIGALPGVHGLDLLAYRASVDVPMLMAEVCRQADVPVIMAGSIDTTARIQIVRDAGAAGFTVGTAALDERFPAPRPGLLAQLKTILAAAS; encoded by the coding sequence ATGAGCCATCCCGATTTCATCTTCATGCTGACGCGCAACGACCGCACCGTCGCGGGAGCCGCCGAGTATCTGGAAACCGCGCTGGAGGCCGGCGTGCGCCACATTGGCTTCAAGGACATCGGCCAGCCGGTGGAAGAGCTGGCGCGGCTGAACCAGCGCATCAAGGCGGCGGGCGCGTCCAGCTATCTGGAAGTGGTGTCTCAGGACCTGGACAGCGAATTGACGTCGGTGCGGGTGGCGCTGGATCTGGGCGTGGATTACCTGCTGGGCGGCACGCACGTGGACGAGGTGCTGCCGCTGCTGGCCGGCTCGCGCATCCGCTACTACCCGTTTCCGGGCGAGGTCTACGGCCATCCCAGCATCCTGGGCGGCACGCTGGAGGAGATCGTCGCCAGCGCCCGCCGCATCGGCGCGCTGCCGGGCGTGCACGGGCTGGACCTGCTGGCCTATCGCGCCAGCGTCGACGTGCCGATGCTGATGGCCGAGGTCTGTCGGCAGGCCGACGTGCCCGTGATCATGGCCGGCTCCATCGACACCACGGCCCGCATCCAGATCGTGCGCGACGCGGGCGCGGCGGGTTTCACGGTGGGCACGGCGGCGCTGGACGAGCGTTTCCCGGCTCCCAGGCCCGGGCTGCTCGCGCAGCTGAAGACCATTCTGGCGGCGGCGTCCTGA
- the pdxA gene encoding 4-hydroxythreonine-4-phosphate dehydrogenase PdxA, protein MSASALPMAVTMGDPSGIGPEIVAKTLLQPDYARRCVVVGDAAVMARALDSLGAADRLRVVSDVGEAVSAAAFEPDAIRLLPSSEMAVPPPLGRVDPASGKAAYQAICHAIDLARDGRVAGMVTAPIHKEALSAAGVPYPGHTEILADRGGAGRVAMMLANDVIATVLVTIHCSLRQAIERADFDAQMSAIRLAHQGGRALGVAAPRVAVAGLNPHAGEGGLFGDEEARIILPAIEAARREGIDASGPWPGDTVFMQARQGRFDVVVAQYHDQGLIPVKYLGLDQGVNITLGLPFVRTSPDHGTAFDIAGQGKADPASLQTAIDYAFRLAAHSKDQTP, encoded by the coding sequence ATGTCCGCTTCCGCACTGCCCATGGCCGTGACCATGGGCGACCCTTCCGGCATTGGCCCGGAGATCGTCGCCAAGACCCTGTTGCAGCCCGACTACGCGCGGCGCTGCGTGGTGGTGGGCGATGCCGCCGTGATGGCGCGCGCGCTCGATTCGCTGGGCGCCGCCGATCGCCTGCGCGTGGTGAGCGACGTGGGCGAGGCCGTGTCCGCCGCGGCCTTCGAGCCGGACGCCATCCGCCTGCTGCCGTCGTCCGAGATGGCGGTGCCGCCGCCGCTGGGGCGGGTCGATCCGGCCAGCGGCAAGGCCGCCTATCAGGCCATCTGCCACGCCATCGACCTGGCCCGCGACGGGCGCGTGGCCGGCATGGTGACCGCGCCCATCCACAAGGAGGCGCTGTCCGCCGCCGGCGTGCCCTATCCCGGGCACACCGAGATCCTGGCGGATCGCGGCGGCGCCGGCCGCGTGGCCATGATGCTGGCCAATGACGTCATCGCCACCGTGCTCGTGACCATCCACTGTTCGCTGCGCCAGGCCATCGAGCGCGCCGATTTCGACGCGCAGATGTCGGCCATCCGGCTGGCGCACCAGGGCGGCCGCGCGCTGGGCGTGGCCGCGCCGCGCGTGGCGGTGGCGGGCCTGAATCCGCACGCCGGCGAAGGCGGGCTGTTCGGCGACGAGGAAGCCCGCATCATCCTGCCGGCCATCGAGGCCGCGCGGCGCGAGGGCATCGACGCCAGCGGCCCCTGGCCCGGCGATACGGTCTTCATGCAGGCGCGCCAGGGCCGCTTCGACGTGGTGGTGGCGCAGTACCACGACCAGGGCCTGATTCCGGTCAAGTACCTGGGCCTGGACCAGGGCGTCAACATCACGCTGGGCCTGCCCTTCGTGCGCACCAGTCCCGACCACGGCACGGCGTTCGACATCGCCGGGCAGGGCAAGGCCGACCCGGCCAGCCTGCAGACCGCCATCGACTACGCCTTCCGCCTCGCCGCCCATTCCAAGGACCAGACGCCATGA